A genomic window from Sulfurospirillum diekertiae includes:
- a CDS encoding NADH-quinone oxidoreductase subunit B yields the protein MAVGAEAIFGESLITTKLDSAISWARESSMWPYIFGTACCAIEFMSVASSKYDISRFGAEVVRFSPRQADLLIIAGTISYKQAPILKKIYDQMSEPKWVISAGACACSGGFYDNYTTLQGIDSIIPVDVYVAGCPPRPEAFLDALLEIQKIQASQSLLEDRAKRVFKGALDA from the coding sequence ATGGCAGTAGGCGCAGAAGCAATTTTTGGCGAAAGCCTCATTACCACCAAACTTGATAGTGCTATTTCTTGGGCGCGAGAATCCTCTATGTGGCCTTACATTTTTGGAACGGCGTGTTGTGCCATTGAATTTATGAGTGTTGCCAGTAGCAAATATGACATTTCACGTTTTGGGGCAGAAGTGGTACGGTTTTCCCCTCGTCAAGCTGACCTGCTTATTATTGCGGGAACAATTAGCTACAAACAAGCACCTATTCTAAAAAAGATTTACGACCAAATGAGCGAACCTAAATGGGTTATCAGTGCGGGAGCTTGTGCGTGCAGTGGAGGCTTTTATGACAACTATACCACTCTTCAAGGTATTGATAGCATCATTCCTGTGGATGTCTATGTCGCAGGCTGCCCTCCTCGACCAGAGGCGTTTTTAGATGCTCTCTTGGAAATTCAAAAAATACAAGCCTCACAAAGTCTTTTAGAAGATCGTGCCAAACGCGTCTTTAAAGGAGCACTGGATGCCTAA
- the nuoL gene encoding NADH-quinone oxidoreductase subunit L produces the protein MSLLLALIVLIPLLSSVLIGFLYLYSITQKRLATLWFTIPALLAPCASFVLGVVSFVYVAKGDIPLHFQPYLWLGVGGHNIYMGFLGDKLSLFMVLFITFVGWLIHLYATSYMREDEGYGKFFFYFNLFLSSMLLLVLADGPLIMFIGWEGVGLCSYLLISFYFLDNSNVVAGNKAFIVNRIGDLGFLIGLAILFFYCGEAGFDYASIADKVATMPVWLLQVVGIALFIGAMGKSAQIPLYVWLPDAMAGPTPVSALIHAATMVTAGVYMVARFSFLYELIPHVGLFIAYIGAFSALFAAVIATKQSDIKKILAYSTMSQLGYMFIAVGLGAYSSALFHVFTHAFFKALLFMGAGAVIIALHHEQNIFKMGGMKRVTPVVYITMLMATLAISGIPPFAGFFSKDEILLTAFASGEYLIWGIAVCSAVLTAYYMFRLFFVVFEGKNALHVNHPHDVSWVMKAPLVVLAFGSLFAGFMGLPSLLGGSHLIGTWLGEWGSRALHVSHETEWMLLGLNIAVSLLGIGIAYKKFRFYDLSKHKESTQGIVYNKFYVDELYHLLFVRSIQKLSEFIAVNLDVNLVDRFIMGLSHGFIKLGNVVGVVQNANVRFYALIMMLGISAASCYLIFTLG, from the coding sequence ATGAGCCTTTTACTGGCCCTGATTGTTCTCATCCCTTTGCTCTCTTCCGTGCTGATTGGGTTTTTGTACCTCTATTCCATTACGCAAAAGAGACTTGCTACCCTTTGGTTTACCATCCCCGCTCTGTTAGCGCCGTGTGCAAGTTTTGTTTTGGGCGTAGTTTCCTTTGTCTATGTTGCTAAGGGCGATATCCCACTTCATTTTCAGCCCTATTTGTGGCTAGGCGTGGGCGGACATAATATCTATATGGGATTTTTAGGCGATAAGCTTTCCCTTTTTATGGTGCTTTTTATCACGTTTGTCGGGTGGTTGATTCATCTTTATGCTACATCGTATATGCGTGAAGATGAGGGCTATGGTAAATTTTTCTTTTACTTCAATCTTTTTCTAAGCTCGATGCTTCTGCTTGTCCTTGCTGATGGTCCTCTCATTATGTTTATTGGGTGGGAAGGGGTAGGACTTTGTTCGTATTTGTTGATTAGTTTTTACTTTCTGGATAACTCCAATGTCGTTGCGGGTAATAAAGCCTTTATCGTCAACCGAATAGGGGATCTTGGCTTCTTAATCGGTTTGGCGATTCTCTTTTTTTACTGTGGAGAGGCAGGATTTGATTATGCAAGCATTGCGGACAAAGTAGCCACCATGCCGGTGTGGTTGCTTCAAGTCGTGGGTATTGCACTTTTTATCGGTGCCATGGGTAAGTCCGCACAAATTCCACTCTACGTCTGGTTGCCTGATGCGATGGCAGGTCCAACCCCTGTTTCGGCACTCATTCATGCCGCAACAATGGTGACAGCGGGTGTTTACATGGTAGCACGCTTCTCCTTTTTATATGAATTAATCCCGCATGTCGGACTTTTTATTGCGTATATTGGTGCCTTTAGTGCCCTGTTTGCGGCAGTCATTGCGACCAAACAGAGCGATATTAAAAAAATACTGGCATATTCAACGATGTCGCAACTCGGCTATATGTTTATTGCCGTTGGGCTGGGTGCGTATAGCAGTGCACTTTTCCATGTATTCACTCATGCTTTTTTCAAAGCACTTCTCTTTATGGGGGCTGGCGCTGTCATTATTGCACTACATCATGAACAAAATATCTTTAAAATGGGTGGGATGAAGCGAGTCACACCAGTGGTTTATATCACGATGTTGATGGCAACATTAGCGATCAGTGGTATTCCGCCTTTTGCTGGATTTTTTAGTAAAGATGAGATTTTATTGACAGCTTTTGCGAGTGGGGAATATCTTATTTGGGGCATTGCCGTGTGTAGCGCCGTTTTGACTGCTTACTACATGTTCCGACTCTTTTTTGTTGTTTTTGAGGGTAAAAATGCTTTACATGTAAACCATCCCCATGATGTCTCTTGGGTGATGAAAGCCCCTTTAGTTGTGTTAGCGTTTGGCTCACTTTTCGCCGGTTTTATGGGCTTACCTTCCCTTTTAGGTGGAAGCCATCTTATCGGGACGTGGTTGGGCGAATGGGGAAGTAGAGCTTTACATGTAAGCCATGAAACGGAGTGGATGCTGCTAGGCCTGAACATCGCTGTTTCCCTTTTGGGTATAGGTATCGCCTATAAGAAGTTTCGTTTTTATGATCTTTCAAAACACAAAGAGTCGACGCAAGGGATTGTGTACAATAAATTTTATGTGGATGAACTTTACCATCTGCTCTTTGTTCGCTCCATTCAAAAATTGAGTGAATTTATTGCTGTTAACTTAGATGTCAATCTGGTTGATCGTTTCATCATGGGACTCAGTCATGGATTTATTAAATTGGGAAATGTGGTTGGTGTTGTTCAAAATGCGAATGTGCGTTTTTACGCACTGATCATGATGCTCGGCATTAGTGCGGCATCGTGCTATTTGATCTTTACATTAGGGTAG
- a CDS encoding NADH-quinone oxidoreductase subunit NuoE family protein has translation MNTFSFNHANEEKFSDLLERYPDKNSLMLPSLWMVQYQEGWISLDAMQYIAKKLECSAMDVYSVASFYTMFNLQPIGTYHLQLCKTLSCMLAGSKTLQEHLQERLGIRAGETSKDGKFTLSLVECLGSCGTSPCMRLNDDYIENLTIEKLDALLEELSK, from the coding sequence ATGAATACGTTTTCATTCAATCACGCAAATGAGGAAAAATTCAGTGACCTCTTAGAGCGTTACCCCGATAAAAACTCCCTTATGCTTCCCTCTTTATGGATGGTTCAGTACCAAGAAGGGTGGATCAGTTTGGATGCCATGCAATATATTGCTAAAAAACTGGAATGTTCCGCGATGGATGTTTACTCCGTTGCCTCTTTTTACACGATGTTCAACCTCCAACCTATCGGAACATACCATTTGCAACTGTGCAAAACACTCTCTTGTATGCTTGCAGGCTCTAAAACATTGCAAGAACATTTGCAAGAACGTCTTGGTATACGAGCTGGTGAAACAAGTAAAGATGGCAAATTTACCCTCTCTTTAGTCGAGTGTCTAGGCTCATGTGGTACGAGCCCTTGCATGCGCCTCAATGATGATTACATTGAAAACCTCACGATTGAAAAGCTCGATGCGCTTTTGGAGGAACTCTCAAAATGA
- the nuoD gene encoding NADH dehydrogenase (quinone) subunit D yields MPKTFKETFADAYTIDRHGAFVLDKELILKALQTLFEEDKYTFLVDMTAIDYLHVKNQSERFAIVYILRDQNFNNLITLKTYIDSSLATQSITSLFKSANWAEREIWDQYGIHFKNHPNLKRILNHKEFKGHPLRKDYPITQGQLCHQSDDLMDEMTPCLKTKGFTPQDELMFLNLGPAHPASHGTIRTFVALDGENITCAVSEIGYLHRGFEKSCENHTYNQIIPYTDRLNYCSAILNNIAYAHAVEGILGVDLPERAKFIRVIIGELSRIIDHLVCLAAILVDMGALTNYWYLYNPREKVYDLLSKLTGARLTNSYMRIGGMSHDLYDGFENDLNVCLKEIEQGVGETLKLIEHNRIFHDRTQNVGIISKEDAINRGLSGPNLRASGVAYDLRVTAPYYHYETFDFDIALGSVGDVYDRMMVRFEEIKQSTRIIHQAMQRLPEGAICVQDHAISLPPKKEVYTNIEGLMNQFKLIYEGVKVPASEYYRAIEGANGELGFFIVSDGSGTPYKVKVRPPCFYAMAAYPRIIEGSMIADAVLTLGSLNIIAGELDR; encoded by the coding sequence ATGCCTAAAACTTTTAAAGAAACGTTTGCGGACGCTTATACAATAGATAGACATGGCGCATTTGTCTTAGATAAAGAGCTTATTTTAAAAGCATTGCAAACGCTATTTGAGGAAGATAAATACACCTTTTTAGTTGATATGACCGCCATTGATTATTTACATGTAAAGAATCAATCGGAGCGTTTTGCCATTGTTTATATTTTGCGCGATCAAAATTTTAACAACCTCATTACCCTTAAAACGTATATCGATAGTTCGCTTGCCACGCAGAGTATTACCTCTTTATTTAAAAGTGCCAACTGGGCAGAGCGAGAGATTTGGGATCAATACGGCATTCATTTTAAAAACCATCCGAATCTCAAACGCATTTTAAATCACAAAGAATTTAAGGGACATCCATTACGTAAAGACTATCCTATTACACAAGGGCAACTCTGTCATCAAAGCGATGATCTTATGGATGAAATGACCCCTTGTTTGAAAACCAAAGGCTTCACTCCACAAGATGAGTTGATGTTTCTGAACCTAGGTCCTGCGCACCCTGCGAGTCATGGAACCATTCGTACCTTTGTGGCACTGGATGGCGAAAACATCACCTGTGCGGTGAGTGAGATCGGTTACTTGCATCGAGGCTTTGAGAAATCATGCGAAAACCATACCTACAACCAAATCATTCCCTATACCGATAGGCTCAATTACTGTTCCGCCATTTTGAACAACATCGCTTATGCACACGCGGTTGAGGGCATTTTAGGGGTAGATTTACCAGAGCGTGCTAAATTTATTCGCGTTATCATTGGAGAGCTTTCTCGCATCATCGACCATTTGGTCTGTTTGGCGGCTATCTTAGTCGATATGGGAGCACTTACCAATTACTGGTACCTCTATAATCCCCGTGAAAAAGTGTATGATCTTCTCTCAAAACTGACAGGAGCGCGCCTTACGAACTCTTATATGCGCATTGGAGGAATGAGTCATGACTTGTATGACGGTTTTGAAAATGACTTAAACGTCTGCCTTAAAGAGATCGAACAAGGTGTGGGTGAAACGCTAAAACTTATTGAACACAACCGTATTTTTCATGATCGCACACAAAATGTAGGCATTATCAGTAAAGAGGATGCCATCAATCGAGGACTTAGCGGGCCCAATCTTAGAGCCAGTGGTGTTGCTTACGATCTTCGTGTCACAGCTCCTTATTATCATTATGAGACGTTTGATTTTGACATCGCACTGGGTAGTGTTGGAGATGTGTATGACCGCATGATGGTACGTTTTGAAGAGATCAAACAGAGTACACGCATCATTCATCAAGCGATGCAAAGATTGCCAGAGGGTGCTATTTGCGTGCAAGACCATGCGATCTCTTTACCGCCTAAAAAAGAGGTTTACACCAACATTGAAGGCTTAATGAACCAGTTTAAGCTCATTTATGAAGGTGTTAAAGTACCTGCTTCCGAGTATTATCGAGCGATAGAAGGAGCAAACGGAGAGCTTGGCTTTTTTATTGTCAGTGATGGCAGTGGCACACCTTATAAAGTCAAAGTCAGACCTCCTTGTTTTTACGCGATGGCTGCGTATCCTCGCATTATCGAAGGATCTATGATTGCAGATGCCGTTTTAACCTTAGGAAGTCTTAATATCATTGCAGGGGAGTTAGATCGATGA
- the nuoF gene encoding NADH-quinone oxidoreductase subunit NuoF, translating into MMVKLVSKNFDIPEAYTLCVARENGRYASLEKLFKMSPDEVTTEVEKSGLRGKGGGGAHTGDKWRLIPKNGDKPVYLVINADEGEPGTFKDRQILEFDPHLLIEGIICSSYAIGAHHAYVYIRGEYVFWMNRLQEAINEAYEAGILGETILGNNYALHVTIHKGAGAYICGEKTALLESLEGKRGHPRLKPKGKEPEWFFGNPTVVNNVETIASVPYIINEGYGAYQMYGTKESPGTMLFGVSGHVEHPGVYELPYGTSMKEVIYDLCGGIKNGKKLKAIIPGGSSVQILKADEIDDITLDYENLKAHGSALGTGGIIVMDEDVSIPEVMKNLFEFYHHESCGQCTPCREGTGWVDRILAKILAGKGTKEDFDTILDACDMLNGKTICVFAPSVAFIAQSYLKKFREEFEALLH; encoded by the coding sequence ATGATGGTGAAATTGGTCAGTAAAAATTTTGATATTCCTGAAGCATACACACTCTGCGTTGCTAGAGAAAATGGAAGATACGCCTCTTTAGAAAAACTTTTTAAAATGAGCCCCGATGAAGTCACGACAGAAGTCGAAAAAAGTGGACTCCGTGGCAAAGGCGGTGGTGGAGCGCATACCGGTGATAAATGGCGGCTGATTCCTAAAAACGGTGATAAACCTGTTTATTTGGTGATCAATGCCGATGAAGGAGAACCTGGTACATTTAAAGACCGTCAGATTTTAGAGTTTGACCCGCATCTTCTCATTGAGGGCATCATCTGCTCAAGCTATGCCATTGGCGCGCATCATGCGTATGTTTATATTCGTGGTGAATACGTCTTTTGGATGAATCGTCTGCAAGAAGCGATTAACGAAGCATATGAGGCAGGCATTTTGGGTGAGACCATTCTCGGGAACAATTATGCTTTACATGTAACGATTCACAAAGGGGCAGGTGCGTACATCTGTGGTGAAAAAACAGCCCTTTTAGAATCTCTTGAGGGCAAACGCGGACATCCTAGGCTTAAGCCCAAAGGTAAAGAGCCTGAGTGGTTTTTTGGCAATCCAACGGTCGTGAACAATGTTGAAACCATTGCGAGTGTGCCGTACATCATCAATGAAGGCTATGGTGCGTACCAAATGTATGGCACCAAAGAATCCCCCGGCACGATGCTCTTTGGCGTCAGTGGGCATGTAGAGCACCCGGGAGTTTATGAACTGCCGTATGGCACTTCAATGAAAGAGGTCATTTACGATCTGTGTGGTGGTATTAAAAATGGCAAGAAACTCAAAGCTATTATTCCTGGTGGCTCGTCGGTACAAATTTTAAAAGCTGATGAGATCGACGATATAACGCTTGATTACGAAAACCTTAAAGCCCACGGCTCAGCTTTAGGTACAGGCGGAATCATAGTGATGGATGAAGATGTCAGCATCCCTGAAGTGATGAAAAATCTTTTTGAGTTTTACCACCATGAATCTTGTGGTCAATGCACTCCTTGTCGTGAAGGTACAGGCTGGGTGGATCGTATTTTAGCCAAAATTTTGGCTGGCAAAGGAACTAAAGAAGACTTCGATACCATTCTTGATGCGTGCGATATGCTCAATGGTAAAACCATCTGTGTTTTTGCCCCATCGGTAGCTTTTATCGCGCAGAGTTATCTTAAAAAATTTCGTGAGGAGTTTGAGGCGCTGCTCCATTGA
- a CDS encoding complex I subunit 4 family protein, with translation MSIGILSIIIFLPMLTALLLMVVPLHSRATRNVAFGVSLCIFALALYVYTHFDLTGALQFKESYVWIKSYGITYSVGIDGFSLIILMLIATLIPSAYLLLWNNSRSKSYWINMLFIQAGVSGTLFSLDLFLFYFFWEAMLLPVFMIIGLFGSGNRVFSTLKITIYTIMGSLFMFVSILYLGVAHYYEFGVWSFALSDLVNISTLAREQKILLFFGFMLAFAIKIPLFPFHSWLLQTYSNSPTGGVFLLSSIMAKLGVYALVRFMMPLFPDLFVEFSIYFVALGIFGLVYFGIAAISQLNIKKMFAYSSASHLGFITAGVFALNIQGMMGSAFLIVAHAIATGGLFLLVGVMERHLGIRSLNGLGGIATKAPWFTLFFAIMLFCTVGIPGTNGFVAELLIVLGIFHYNPYLGMLSALTVLVAASYMFWVFQKAVLVKSDNDVSNMKDLRLHEILGLAPLAVLILAMGVYPDLFLYKIEPTLQHYLIDILHVGVK, from the coding sequence ATGAGCATAGGAATTCTTTCAATTATTATTTTTTTACCAATGCTAACCGCTTTACTGTTGATGGTAGTGCCTTTGCATTCTCGCGCTACACGCAATGTTGCTTTTGGCGTATCGCTCTGCATTTTTGCATTGGCACTCTATGTGTATACTCATTTTGACCTGACCGGAGCACTTCAGTTTAAAGAGAGTTATGTCTGGATTAAAAGTTATGGTATTACGTACAGTGTAGGTATAGATGGTTTTTCACTGATTATTTTGATGCTGATTGCAACACTGATTCCCAGTGCGTATCTTCTTTTGTGGAATAATTCTCGCTCCAAAAGTTACTGGATCAATATGCTATTCATCCAAGCGGGTGTGAGTGGAACACTCTTCTCGCTCGATCTATTTTTATTCTACTTTTTTTGGGAAGCGATGTTATTGCCAGTGTTTATGATTATCGGACTGTTTGGCTCAGGCAATCGTGTCTTTTCAACGCTGAAAATCACGATTTACACCATCATGGGTTCACTTTTTATGTTTGTCAGTATTCTCTATTTGGGTGTGGCGCATTACTATGAATTTGGAGTATGGAGTTTCGCTCTCTCTGATTTAGTCAATATCAGCACCCTCGCACGTGAGCAAAAAATACTTCTCTTTTTTGGCTTTATGCTTGCTTTTGCGATTAAAATTCCGCTTTTTCCTTTTCATTCATGGTTATTGCAAACCTATTCAAATTCGCCAACGGGTGGTGTTTTTTTGCTCTCTTCCATCATGGCAAAACTGGGAGTGTATGCGCTGGTGCGCTTTATGATGCCACTTTTCCCTGATTTATTTGTTGAATTTTCCATCTATTTTGTAGCCCTTGGTATTTTTGGATTGGTCTATTTTGGTATCGCCGCAATCAGTCAACTCAACATCAAAAAGATGTTTGCTTACTCGTCAGCTTCGCACTTAGGGTTTATTACCGCGGGAGTGTTTGCGCTCAATATTCAAGGTATGATGGGAAGTGCCTTTTTGATCGTAGCACACGCCATTGCAACCGGTGGACTTTTCTTGCTTGTCGGTGTAATGGAGCGACATCTGGGCATTCGCTCCTTAAATGGGTTGGGTGGCATTGCGACCAAAGCCCCTTGGTTTACACTCTTTTTTGCGATTATGCTCTTTTGTACAGTGGGAATTCCAGGAACAAACGGCTTTGTCGCCGAGCTTTTGATCGTGCTGGGTATTTTTCATTACAATCCTTATTTAGGTATGCTTTCGGCTCTTACCGTTTTAGTTGCAGCAAGTTATATGTTTTGGGTGTTTCAAAAGGCCGTTTTGGTTAAAAGTGATAACGATGTCTCCAATATGAAAGATTTAAGACTTCATGAGATTCTAGGACTGGCGCCTTTAGCGGTACTGATTCTTGCGATGGGTGTTTACCCCGATCTCTTTTTATATAAAATTGAGCCAACGTTGCAGCACTATCTCATCGATATTTTACATGTAGGAGTAAAGTGA
- a CDS encoding diguanylate cyclase domain-containing protein yields the protein MKRIFISIWAHLSFAHRIFIAISFSLLFAGGLILIMLTKQDAKDALHDLEMQKEQTLKMLPIFLSESIVIGDYETIQQQLNGYVTSPYVQNIVFYDAKGKSLQSSDADEPKDTPQWFETLFGLCDSYGQTHISIGGIDYGSIAVRLSIQSFSNRIWNDFRVHFGVMFAIILLDFLGLWLTLYRSLEQLSALEQSTIDLGNGYFAPIQLQGGLRETAKVVNAFNLMIEKVKTTQKELQDTSDEMKQRKHWIETIINSLDEGVYAVDLEGIILLVNAKACSILGYTEEEMIGKQAHRLFHSHTLNGAIIPLEECPMYKALVTKSAWKNDTEYFTCKDSRMIPVEIFGNSIVYENQALGMVFAFRDIGERKALEEKMKLLSTALEATTNAVVITNKDAIIEWVSKGFEEITGYHLGEALGHTPHELVGSGKQEKIFYTHMWETILSNQPWHGEVINKRKNGQLYYESLQITPVSDDHGNITHFIAIKEDISDRKRAEEEMEHLAFYDPLTDLPNRRLLMDRIERAIVSAKRYQTFGAIFFLDLDYFKRINDELGHDVGDLLLQDMARRLQNSLRQGDSIARLGGDEFVILLEDLGDTKTFATQYMKALAQKVQDAFIDPFIYNEKSYSLSISLGGILFTGTQDAKIILKNADSALYEAKQTGRHKSCFYNENT from the coding sequence ATGAAAAGAATTTTCATATCTATATGGGCTCATTTATCTTTTGCCCATCGTATCTTTATTGCAATCAGTTTTTCGCTTCTTTTTGCAGGTGGACTTATCTTAATTATGTTAACCAAGCAAGATGCAAAAGATGCTCTTCATGATTTAGAGATGCAAAAAGAACAAACGTTAAAAATGCTTCCTATTTTCTTATCTGAATCAATCGTTATTGGCGATTATGAAACTATCCAACAACAACTCAATGGTTACGTCACTTCTCCTTATGTGCAAAATATTGTATTTTATGATGCAAAGGGGAAATCACTTCAAAGCAGTGATGCTGATGAGCCAAAAGATACCCCACAATGGTTTGAAACTCTGTTTGGACTTTGTGATAGTTATGGACAAACCCACATTTCAATAGGCGGGATTGACTATGGTTCCATTGCGGTGAGACTCAGTATCCAAAGCTTTAGCAATCGCATATGGAATGATTTTAGAGTCCATTTTGGTGTTATGTTTGCCATTATTCTTTTGGATTTTTTAGGGCTTTGGCTAACACTCTACCGTAGTTTAGAACAATTAAGTGCTCTAGAGCAATCAACGATAGACCTTGGTAATGGCTATTTTGCACCTATCCAACTTCAAGGTGGGCTCAGGGAAACAGCAAAAGTTGTGAATGCTTTTAATCTCATGATCGAAAAAGTCAAAACAACACAAAAAGAGTTGCAAGACACATCAGATGAAATGAAACAAAGGAAACACTGGATTGAGACGATCATCAACTCTTTAGATGAAGGTGTTTATGCTGTTGATTTAGAGGGAATTATTTTACTAGTCAACGCTAAGGCATGCTCTATTCTTGGTTATACCGAAGAAGAGATGATAGGAAAACAAGCGCATAGGCTTTTCCATTCACACACTCTTAATGGAGCTATTATCCCTCTAGAAGAGTGCCCTATGTATAAAGCGCTTGTAACCAAAAGTGCCTGGAAAAATGATACGGAATATTTTACATGTAAAGATTCTCGAATGATTCCAGTGGAAATTTTTGGCAATAGCATTGTTTATGAGAATCAAGCACTCGGCATGGTTTTTGCCTTTAGAGATATTGGAGAGAGAAAAGCATTGGAAGAGAAGATGAAACTCTTATCAACTGCCTTAGAGGCGACAACCAATGCGGTGGTTATCACCAATAAAGATGCCATTATAGAATGGGTCAGTAAAGGTTTTGAGGAAATTACAGGTTATCATTTAGGGGAAGCGCTTGGTCACACGCCCCATGAACTTGTTGGCTCAGGAAAGCAAGAAAAAATATTTTATACCCATATGTGGGAAACGATTCTTTCCAATCAACCATGGCATGGAGAAGTAATCAATAAACGAAAAAATGGGCAACTGTACTATGAATCATTACAGATTACCCCTGTTAGCGATGATCATGGAAATATTACACATTTCATTGCGATTAAGGAAGACATTAGTGATCGTAAACGTGCCGAAGAAGAGATGGAACATCTTGCCTTTTATGACCCATTAACCGACCTTCCCAACAGAAGACTCCTTATGGATAGAATTGAACGGGCTATCGTTAGTGCTAAACGCTATCAAACCTTTGGTGCCATTTTCTTTTTAGATTTAGATTATTTCAAACGTATTAATGACGAATTAGGGCACGATGTGGGAGATTTACTGCTACAAGATATGGCAAGAAGGCTTCAAAACTCTTTACGACAAGGCGATAGTATCGCAAGGCTCGGTGGGGATGAGTTTGTTATCCTGCTCGAAGATCTTGGAGACACGAAAACGTTTGCAACTCAGTATATGAAAGCTTTGGCACAAAAAGTTCAAGATGCCTTTATCGATCCTTTTATCTATAATGAAAAAAGTTATTCACTGAGTATCTCTTTAGGTGGCATACTCTTTACAGGGACTCAAGATGCTAAGATTATTCTCAAAAATGCGGATAGTGCCTTATATGAAGCAAAACAAACCGGACGTCATAAAAGCTGTTTTTACAATGAGAACACATAA
- a CDS encoding NADH-quinone oxidoreductase subunit N — MHWIELSYLLPLIIIASGAVVLMLLSPLERFSMERFSLFTFLILLVALSTDLYYFGDLFTAFPLQDIFSKMLIVDSYSVYFDALILSGALVTSLIGTHYFQAKRYFKKEFFSLFLFSVFGMMLLVHANELITAFIALEIASLSLYVMIGFQKIHDKRVEASYQYLVLGSISGAFFLLGSVLIYAGLGTTILGDLGKALDILMGKDVSLIVIGGTFILVTFLFKISAFPFQNWTIDVYDGSPLPVTAFMAATFKVAIFGFVLRLMLIDLDPIRDMWDTLFVVVILATLLYGTFLAIIQESLKRMLAASSIVHTGYLLIAFVSIGYAGESASSSIIFYLVAYFLSAMGAFGLISYIAADEHVRVTYEDFRGFAHVHPYMAAMLSIFMLSLAGIPSTIGFVGKFYIFTGAIEAGYTFLAVCGIIATFISIYYYFKLIALMYFYPACEKEGAQIPTLSGITPITIGVIAIAVIWGGIGNTFIAYFPGVDFLIDTARLSYMSLFIK, encoded by the coding sequence ATGCATTGGATAGAACTGAGTTATCTTTTGCCCTTGATTATCATTGCAAGTGGAGCCGTTGTGTTGATGCTTCTCTCTCCGCTTGAACGATTTTCGATGGAGCGTTTTTCACTCTTTACTTTTCTCATTTTGCTTGTGGCATTGAGTACTGATTTATACTATTTTGGAGATCTCTTTACCGCTTTTCCACTACAAGATATTTTTTCTAAAATGCTGATTGTCGATAGCTATTCAGTCTATTTTGATGCACTTATCCTCAGTGGTGCTCTGGTGACTTCTTTGATTGGAACACACTATTTCCAAGCGAAGCGTTATTTTAAAAAAGAGTTCTTTTCCCTTTTTCTTTTTTCTGTTTTTGGCATGATGCTATTGGTACACGCCAATGAGCTTATAACGGCGTTTATCGCCCTTGAGATTGCGTCACTTTCTCTTTATGTCATGATAGGTTTTCAAAAAATACATGACAAACGTGTGGAAGCCAGTTACCAATACTTAGTGCTTGGCTCTATCTCTGGCGCATTTTTCCTCTTAGGTTCTGTATTGATTTATGCAGGGCTTGGTACAACCATTTTAGGTGATCTTGGAAAAGCCTTGGATATCCTGATGGGTAAAGATGTTTCCCTTATTGTCATTGGGGGCACATTTATTCTCGTGACATTTTTGTTTAAAATTTCCGCATTTCCCTTTCAAAACTGGACGATTGATGTCTATGATGGCTCACCACTACCTGTTACAGCGTTTATGGCGGCAACGTTTAAAGTGGCTATTTTTGGCTTTGTACTTCGCTTAATGCTCATTGACCTTGACCCGATTCGTGACATGTGGGATACACTCTTTGTCGTGGTTATTTTAGCGACGTTGCTTTACGGAACATTTTTAGCGATCATTCAAGAGAGCTTGAAGCGAATGCTTGCCGCTTCGAGCATTGTGCATACAGGCTATTTGCTCATCGCTTTTGTCTCCATTGGCTACGCGGGCGAGAGCGCTTCTTCATCTATCATCTTCTATCTCGTAGCTTATTTTCTCTCCGCAATGGGTGCGTTTGGACTCATTTCGTACATTGCCGCTGATGAGCATGTCCGTGTTACGTATGAGGATTTTCGTGGCTTTGCGCATGTGCATCCTTATATGGCGGCAATGCTCAGTATTTTTATGCTCTCTTTAGCAGGAATTCCCAGTACCATTGGCTTTGTGGGTAAGTTTTACATCTTTACCGGGGCGATTGAAGCTGGGTATACCTTTCTTGCTGTGTGCGGTATCATCGCCACATTCATTTCCATCTACTACTATTTTAAGCTCATTGCGCTCATGTACTTTTACCCCGCATGTGAAAAAGAGGGAGCTCAGATTCCAACGCTTAGCGGCATTACGCCTATTACCATTGGAGTGATTGCCATAGCCGTTATTTGGGGCGGTATCGGTAACACCTTCATCGCTTATTTCCCAGGCGTGGACTTCTTAATCGATACGGCGAGACTTTCATATATGTCGTTGTTTATCAAGTGA